A window of the Zeugodacus cucurbitae isolate PBARC_wt_2022May chromosome 2, idZeuCucr1.2, whole genome shotgun sequence genome harbors these coding sequences:
- the LOC105218405 gene encoding prolyl 4-hydroxylase subunit alpha-2, with protein sequence MKSQQFIVLALLTVCSRYVSGDYYTSIVGLYDLLEVEIKAIEFLEKYMEDMEAISRQVNETLEVLEQVSEEADGDYYEHYSNPLNAYKIISRFAIDWQNLNRTVFAEQPAQNYIDNLTKIETNEEFTFPTNDDLQGASKGLARLQRTYKQDTIDVAAGDLMEMNFSSNFTSSECYWLGRNLYSAGDLKYAAEWLIHARTRLVEEAKEFNGTQTFIGQVSDVDILELLTSTMFYSGKGRLALFFNEELLAQDPDNAHGLHNRLLYSNKALEERYAMTSEDETKKYMQRTELDELFEKTCNGDLQQTPREQRNLRCRYEHNNVPFRFIAPFKKEELNHDPPIAYYHESIHESEIQQIINATENNVERSKIGDVNQAVYSDIRTSQNTWLELETRPFLKNIVQRLKDVTGLSLESGEHLQVANYGIGGHYGAHYDFSEATDIDEYEGKGNRIATALFYINDVELGGATAFPYLRLSAPAIKGSMIVWYNLHDSLELDYRTKHGGCPVLVGSKWICNEWFHATGQEFLRPCGKEKDGYKSLQWKGLH encoded by the exons ATGAAGTCCCAACAATTCATAGTTTTAGCGCTACTGACCGTTTGTAGCCGATATGTGAGTGGAGATTACTATACGTCCATTGTAGGTTTATACGATCTGCTGGAGGTGGAAATAAAAGCAATTGAGTTTTTGGAGAAATACATGGAGGATATGGAAGCAATCAGTCGGCAAGTGAATGa AACACTCGAGGTGCTGGAGCAGGTTTCTGAAGAGGCCGACGGCGACTACTATGAGCACTACTCAAATCCACTGAATGCATACAAGATCATTAGCCGTTTTGCAATCGATTGGCAGAACTTAAACCGGACAGTGTTCGCAGAGCAACCCGCACAAA ATTACATAGACAATCTCACCAAAATTGAGACGAATGAAGAGTTTACGTTCCCGACCAATGACGATTTGCAGGGCGCCAGCAAAGGTTTGGCACGCTTACAGCGCACCTATAAGCAAGACACCATTGATGTGGCTGCTGGCGACCTAATGGAGATGAACTTTTCCTCTAATTTCACGTCTAGCGAGTGCTACTGGCTGGGTCGCAATTTATATTCAGCGGGAGATCTAAAGTACGCGGCCGAGTGGCTTATACATGCACGCACACGTTTGGTCGAAGAAGCGAAAGAGTTCAATGGTACGCAGACATTTATAGGACAAGTCAGCGACGTGGACATACTGGAACTTCTAACGAGCACTATGTTCTACTCTG GTAAAGGAAGGCTGGCTTTGTTCTTCAATGAAGAGCTCTTGGCACAAGATCCCGACAATGCACATGGTTTGCATAACAGACTGCTCTACTCTAATAAAGCACTTGAGGAGCGATATGCCATGACAAGTGAGgatgaaaccaaaaaatatatgcag CGCACCGAGCTCGACGAACTCTTCGAAAAGACATGCAACGGTGATTTGCAGCAGACACCGCGCGAACAACGTAATTTACGCTGCCGTTACGAACACAACAATGTACCCTTCCGCTTTATAGCACCTTTCAAGAAGGAGGAGCTGAACCACGACCCACCTATCGCCTATTATCATGAAAGCATACACGAGAGTGAAATTCAACAAATTATCAATGCAACCGAAAACAATGTGGAGAGATCGAAGATCGGCGATGTAAATCAGGCAGTCTACTCGGATATACGTACAAGTCAAAATACTTGGCTTGAGCTTGAGACGCGgccttttttgaaaaacatcGTACAACGCTTAAAGGACGTAACGGGTCTGTCTTTGGAATCCGGTGAACATTTGCAAGTAGCCAATTACGGCATAGGAGGTCATTACGGCGCACACTATGACTTCTCGGAG GCTACTGACATAGATGAATACGAGGGTAAAGGAAATCGCATAGCAACTGCGCTATTTTAT atcAACGATGTGGAGCTTGGTGGTGCTACCGCCTTCCCGTATTTGCGCTTGTCGGCGCCCGCCATAAAGGGTAGCATGATCGTTTGGTACAATTTACACGATTCGCTAGAATTGGATTATCGCACAAAACATGGCGGTTGTCCGGTGTTGGTGGGCTCAAAGTGGA